Proteins encoded in a region of the Salmo trutta chromosome 34, fSalTru1.1, whole genome shotgun sequence genome:
- the LOC115173667 gene encoding mucin-5AC-like produces MTAATTTTTTIAPTATSTTADPTTTLLALTSTTAAEPTTVAPTTTTVAPETAKTTATTTTEAPTTTTPTKTATTEAPTTTTPTTTATTEAPTTTTPSTTASTEAPMTSTTATPATTTAAPTTTAAPTTTAAHTTTTVSLFTTTTAEPTTAPTTTVAPTTATTATPSTTTAALNTTALDTTTTTGAPATETSIAPTTTTTTAAPTKTTAASTTTAAPTTTTAAPTTTATPTTTTAAPTSTTAAPTTTTAAPTMTTAAPTTTTAAPTTTTAAPTTSAASLTTKAAPATTTVAPTTASSAAPTTTSTAEPSTTLAPTTTMTAATTTTTTIAPTATSTTADPTTTILALMITTAAEPTTVAPTTTTVAPETAKTTATTTTEAPTTTTPTTTATTEAPTTTTPTTTATTEAPTTSTTATPATTTAAPTTTAAPTTTAAPTTTAAHTTTTVSLFTTTTAEPTTAPTTTVAFTTATTATLSTTTAALTTTAVDTTTTTTGAPATKTTIEPTTTTTTVAPTKTTAASTTTAAPTTTTAAPTTTATSTTTTATPTTTTAAPSTTTATPTTTTAAPTTTTTAPTMTIEVPTTSAASTTTKAAPATTTVAPTTATSAAPTTTSTAAPSTTLAPTTTMTAATTTTTTIVPTATSTTADPTTTLLALTSTTAAEPTTVAPTTTTVAPETAKTTATTTTEAPTTTTPSTTATTEAPTTSTTATPATTTAAPTTTAAPTTTAAPMTTAAHTTATVSLFTTTTAEPTTAPTTTVAPTTATTATPSTTTAALNTTALDTTTTTGAPATETSIAPTTTTTTAAPTKTTAAST; encoded by the coding sequence ATGACTGCAGCAACTACTACGACAACCACCATTGCACCTACAGCAACAAGCACAACTGCAGATCCTACTACAACATTACTTGCTCTTACGAGCACTACAGCAGCTGAAcctacaactgtagctcctactacaacaactgtagctcctgaAACAGCTAAAACTACAGCAACTACAACAACTGAagctccgacaacaaccacaccaactaAGACAGCTACAACTGAagctccgacaacaaccacaccaactaCGACAGCTACAACTGAagctccgacaacaaccacacCCTCTACGACAGCTTCAACTGAAGCTCCTATGacctctacaacagcaacacctgcaacgacaactgcagctcctacgacaacagcagctcctacgacaactgcagctcatACGACAACAACTGTATCTCTTTTTACCACTACAACTGCAGAACCTActacagctcctactacaactgtAGCCCCTACTACAGCCACAACAGCAACACCTTCGACAACCACGGCAGCTCTTAATACAACAGCTCTAGATACTACAACTACAACTGGAGCACCTGCGACAGAAACTTCAAttgcacctactacgacaaccacaactgcagcacctacaaagacaacagcagcatccacgacaactgcagcacctactacaacaactgcaGCGCCTACCACAACTGcgacacctactacgacaactgcagcacctacttcgacaactgcagcacctactacgacaactgcagcacctactatgacaactgcagcacctactacgacaactgcagcacctactacaacaactgcagctcctacgacaTCAGCAGCTTCTCTGACGACAAAAGCAGCTCCAGCGacgacaactgtagctcctacaacaGCTTCTtctgcagctcctacgacaacctcAACTGCAGAACCTTCTACAACTTTAGCTCCTACAACCACTATGACTGCAGCAACTACTACGACAACCACCATTGCACCTACAGCAACAAGCACAACTGCAGATCCTACTACAACTATCCTTGCTCTTATGATCACTACAGCAGCTGAAcctacaactgtagctcctactacaacaactgtagctcctgaAACAGCTAAAACTACAGCAACTACAACAACTGAagctccgacaacaaccacaccaactaCGACAGCTACAACTGAagctccgacaacaaccacaccaactaCGACAgctacaactgaagctcctacgacctctacaacagcaacacctgcaacgacaactgcagctcctacgacaacagcagctcctacgacaacagcagctcctacgacaactgcagctcatACGACAACAACTGTATCTCTTTTTACCACTACAACTGCAGAACCTActacagctcctactacaactgtAGCCTTTACTACAGCCACAACAGCAACACTTTCGACAACCACGGCAGCTCTTACTACAACAGCTGTAgatactacaacaactacaactggaGCACCTGCGACAAAAACTACAATtgaacctactacgacaaccacaactgtagcACCTACAAAGACAACAGCAGCATccacgacaactgcagcacctactacgacaactgcagcacctacgaCAACTGCAACATCTACTACGACAACTGcgacacctactacgacaactgcagcaccttctaCGACAACTGcaacacctactacgacaactgcagcacctactacgacaactacaGCACCTACAATGACAATTGAAGTTCCTACGACATCAGCAGCTTCTACGACGACAAAAGCAGCTCCAGCGacgacaactgtagctcctacaacaGCTACTtctgcagctcctacgacaacctcaactgcagcaccttctacaacTTTAGCTCCTACAACCACTATGACTGCAGCAACTACTACGACAACCACCATTGTACCTACAGCAACAAGCACAACTGCAGATCCTACTACAACATTACTTGCTCTTACGAGCACTACAGCAGCTGAAcctacaactgtagctcctactacaacaactgtagctcctgaAACAGCTAAAACTACAGCAACTACAACAACTGAagctccgacaacaaccacacCCTCTACGACAgctacaactgaagctcctacgacctctacaacagcaacacctgcaacgacaactgcagctcctacgacaactgcagctcctacgacaacagcAGCTCCTATGACAACTGCAGCTCATACGACAGCAACTGTATCTCTTTTTACCACTACAACTGCAGAACCTActacagctcctactacaactgtAGCCCCTACTACAGCCACAACAGCAACACCTTCAACAACCACGGCAGCTCTTAATACAACAGCTCTAGATACTACAACTACAACTGGAGCACCTGCGACAGAAACTTCAAttgcacctactacgacaaccacaactgcagcacctacaaagacaacagcagcatccacg
- the LOC115173171 gene encoding mucin-5AC-like gives MTIEVPTTSAASTTTKAAPATTTVAPTTATSAAPTTTSTAAPSTTLAPTTTMTAATTTTTTIVPTATSTTADPTTTLLALTSTTAAEPTTVAPTTTTVAPETAKTTATTTTEAPTTTTPSTTATTEAPTTSTTATPATTTAAHTTATVSLFTTTTAEPTTAPTTTVAPTTATTATPSTTTAALTTTAVDTTTTTTGGPATETTIEPTTTTTTVAPTKTTAASTTTAAPTKTTATPTATPTTTTAAPTTTTAAPTSTTAVPTTTTAAPTTTTAAPTTTTAAPTTTTAAPTTTTAAPTTTTAAPTMTTEVPTTSKTATPSTTTAAPTTTAAPTTTAAPTTTAAHTTATVSLFTTTTAEPTTAPTTTVAPTTATTATPSTTTAALTTTAVDTTTTTTGGPATETTIEPTTTTTTVAPTKTTAASTTTAAPTKTTATPTATPTTTTAAPTSTTAVPTSTTAGPTTTTAAPTTTTAAPTTTTAAPTTTTPSTTTAAPTTTAAPTTTTL, from the exons ATGACAATTGAAGTTCCTACGACATCAGCAGCTTCTACGACGACAAAAGCAGCTCCAGCGacgacaactgtagctcctacaacaGCTACTtctgcagctcctacgacaacctcaactgcagcaccttctacaacTTTAGCTCCTACAACCACTATGACTGCAGCAACTACTACGACAACCACCATTGTACCTACAGCAACAAGCACAACTGCAGATCCTACTACAACATTACTTGCTCTTACGAGCACTACAGCAGCTGAAcctacaactgtagctcctactacaacaactgtagctcctgaAACAGCTAAAACTACAGCAACTACAACAACTGAagctccgacaacaaccacacCCTCTACGACAgctacaactgaagctcctacgacctctacaacagcaacacctgCAACGACAACTGCAGCTCATACGACAGCAACTGTATCTCTTTTTACCACTACAACTGCAGAACCTActacagctcctactacaactgtAGCCCCTACTACAGCCACAACAGCAACACCTTCGACAACCACGGCAGCTCTTACTACAACAGCTGTAgatactacaacaactacaactggaGGACCTGCGACAGAAACTACAATtgaacctactacgacaaccacaactgtagcACCTACAAAGACAACAGCAGCATCCACAACAACTGCTGCACCTACAAAGACCACTGCGACACCTACTGcaacacctactacgacaactgcggcacctactacgacaactgcgGCACCTACTTCGACAACTGCAgtacctactacgacaactgcagcacctactacgacaactgcagcacctactacgacaactgcagcacctactacgacaactgcagcacctactacgacaactgcagcacctactacgacaactgcagctcctactatgACAACTGAAGTTCCTACGACCTCTAAAACAGCAACACCTTcaacgacaactgcagctcctacgacaacagcagctcctacgacaacagcagctcctacgacaactgcagctcatACGACAGCAACTGTATCTCTTTTTACCACTACAACTGCAGAACCTActacagctcctactacaactgtAGCCCCTACTACAGCCACAACAGCAACACCTTCGACAACCACGGCAGCTCTTACTACAACAGCTGTAgatactacaacaactacaactggaGGACCTGCGACAGAAACTACAATtgaacctactacgacaaccacaactgtagcACCTACAAAGACAACAGCAGCATCCACGACAACTGCTGCACCTACAAAGACCACTGCGACACCTACTGcgacacctactacgacaactgcgGCACCTACTTCGACAACTGCAGTACCTACTTCGACAACTGCAggacctactacgacaactgcagcacctactacgacaactgcagcacctactacgacaactgcagcacctactacga CAACACCTTcaacgacaactgcagctcctacgacaactgcagctcctacgacaacaaCT CTGTAG